A single genomic interval of Chitinophaga sp. 180180018-3 harbors:
- a CDS encoding YihY/virulence factor BrkB family protein — MRGVPTVTKHHLPRWQLFLLSFKEAFKRLQANDPLRMAGATAFFTTFALPAILIIMIQLLRIIFRIDHPGRRLRTQLEGMFGVETTNAILDTLRAFRSIPQNWIVAIAGFIFLLFVATTLFKIIKGSLNELWKVRPASRQNFRHIMVSRFKGALVIVFAGILFIVDLVADTARMFLGRYIGEYLPALAIYYNSALNYVISVIVVTIWFFLVFHFLPDGRPRWKVGVTGALVTSILFNIGKMILKVMLSYGNINSIYGASASMVLLLLFMFYSSLIFYFGACFTYDWGIQTSRPVEPLANATRYEITDAGG, encoded by the coding sequence ATGAGAGGCGTCCCAACTGTTACAAAGCATCATCTGCCCCGCTGGCAATTATTTCTGCTTTCTTTCAAGGAAGCATTCAAGCGGTTGCAGGCAAATGATCCGCTGCGTATGGCGGGTGCTACCGCCTTCTTTACCACGTTTGCACTCCCGGCCATCCTCATTATCATGATCCAGTTATTGCGTATTATTTTCCGTATCGATCATCCGGGACGGAGGTTACGAACACAATTGGAAGGCATGTTCGGTGTTGAAACCACCAATGCTATACTGGATACATTGAGGGCTTTCCGCAGCATTCCCCAGAACTGGATCGTGGCGATTGCAGGATTTATTTTCCTGTTGTTTGTAGCTACCACACTATTTAAAATCATCAAGGGCTCGCTGAATGAGCTGTGGAAGGTACGGCCCGCCAGCCGGCAGAATTTCCGGCATATCATGGTATCCCGCTTCAAGGGGGCACTGGTGATTGTTTTTGCCGGGATATTGTTTATCGTGGACCTGGTGGCGGATACGGCACGTATGTTCCTCGGCAGGTATATCGGCGAATATCTGCCGGCGCTGGCTATCTACTACAACAGCGCATTGAATTATGTCATCTCTGTGATTGTGGTGACGATCTGGTTTTTCCTCGTGTTCCACTTCCTGCCCGATGGCAGGCCCCGCTGGAAAGTAGGAGTAACCGGTGCACTGGTGACCAGCATCCTGTTTAATATCGGGAAGATGATCCTGAAGGTGATGCTCTCCTATGGCAATATCAATAGTATTTACGGCGCTTCCGCCTCTATGGTGCTGCTGTTGCTGTTTATGTTCTATTCTTCACTCATCTTTTACTTTGGCGCCTGCTTTACTTACGATTGGGGCATACAAACCAGCCGGCCAGTGGAACCGCTCGCCAATGCTACCCGTTACGAAATTACCGACGCTGGCGGGTGA
- a CDS encoding DUF3823 domain-containing protein: MKWNMLYILFAGLVFASCKKDNYPAPGASFTGRIVYKGEAINVSQQDVYFELWESGWGKKTPINVAIAQDGSFSALLFDADYQLIIPANQGPFKTIKDAATHTDTMLLKLHGNTKLDIEVMPYYMIRQPQFTAGNGRIQATCQIEQIIQGADARPIERVSLYVNRVQLTDGNLKMKWADLSGGSITDPSHISLQTDIPTIVPAQDYVFARIGVKIQGVEDMVFSPVQKVALK, encoded by the coding sequence ATGAAATGGAATATGCTGTATATACTCTTTGCAGGCCTGGTATTTGCCTCCTGTAAAAAAGATAATTACCCGGCGCCGGGCGCTTCTTTCACAGGAAGGATCGTATATAAAGGAGAAGCAATCAATGTTAGTCAGCAGGATGTGTACTTCGAACTATGGGAATCGGGCTGGGGTAAGAAAACGCCCATCAACGTTGCCATAGCACAGGATGGTTCATTTTCAGCCCTGCTCTTTGATGCAGATTATCAGCTGATCATCCCCGCTAATCAGGGGCCGTTCAAAACCATCAAAGATGCAGCCACTCATACAGATACCATGTTGCTGAAACTACATGGCAATACCAAACTCGACATCGAAGTGATGCCCTATTACATGATACGGCAGCCACAGTTTACCGCCGGTAATGGCAGGATTCAGGCTACCTGCCAGATCGAACAGATTATCCAGGGCGCTGATGCGCGCCCTATCGAACGGGTATCACTATACGTAAACAGGGTACAGCTCACCGATGGCAACCTCAAAATGAAGTGGGCCGATCTCAGCGGTGGCAGCATCACCGACCCGTCGCACATCTCTCTTCAAACAGATATCCCCACCATCGTTCCTGCCCAGGATTACGTTTTTGCAAGGATTGGCGTGAAGATACAGGGCGTGGAAGATATGGTGTTCAGTCCGGTGCAGAAAGTAGCGTTGAAGTAA
- a CDS encoding RagB/SusD family nutrient uptake outer membrane protein: protein MKQRFLYILLLLIVGGAACNKDNDYLDRPPTNILLNEQVWKDPVLVLSVVADLYDRYPDYQTIENWSEFTAFDEGFASEYGQYWRHKFQNYDFGNWGDWNYGYLRELNLFIDKCAKADKLDAPVRNQFLGEARFLRASAYFELVKKMGGVPLILEPMVYDYKGDPGYLRHPRAKEAEIYDFIIKEMDEIKTLLPDDPALKSRATKGLALAMKARAALYAGSIAKHGVSTPEVSLPGGEVGIPVARANEYYGIALQAAKELIAGGGYSLYSKVTDNLSANFAALFYDKKGNPEVIFAKDFKLQSGKVQGWTLANSPRSSAEEAQGGRLNPSLNLVQSFEKLDNSFAPFVTANADGSYIYFTNPGDIFTGRDARLAGTVILPGSEFKSKKTDIWGGLLKPDGSIVTATTFGGQYEISPGVKVVAAGFDGPAGDLEMGTQTGFFVRKFMDPATASGRIGTQSEVWWIRYRYAEVLLNAAEAAFELGQLQDAANYINQVRARAGFTTPLNAADITFDRVVHERKVELAFEGHELWDMKRWRLAHIVWNGNATDLTTHPEKATEPGTRVFGLVPYKVYNPGNANNGKWVFRKVLPAPVTEAHRFRLGNYYSWISDEIRNNNPLIIKNPNQ from the coding sequence ATGAAACAGCGTTTCCTCTATATATTGTTGCTGCTGATTGTCGGTGGCGCGGCCTGTAATAAGGACAACGATTACCTGGACCGTCCGCCTACCAATATCCTGCTGAATGAGCAGGTGTGGAAAGATCCGGTACTGGTATTATCCGTTGTTGCAGATTTGTATGATCGTTATCCGGATTATCAGACCATAGAAAACTGGTCTGAGTTTACTGCGTTCGACGAAGGCTTTGCCTCTGAATACGGCCAGTACTGGCGCCATAAATTTCAAAACTACGACTTTGGTAACTGGGGCGACTGGAACTATGGTTACCTGCGTGAATTGAACCTGTTTATCGACAAATGTGCAAAGGCCGATAAGCTGGATGCACCGGTACGTAACCAGTTTTTGGGCGAAGCCCGTTTCCTGCGTGCATCAGCATATTTTGAATTGGTGAAGAAAATGGGCGGTGTGCCGCTGATACTGGAGCCGATGGTATATGACTATAAAGGTGATCCCGGCTATCTGCGCCACCCGAGGGCGAAAGAAGCGGAGATCTATGATTTTATTATTAAGGAGATGGATGAAATCAAAACGTTGCTGCCCGATGATCCGGCGCTGAAATCGAGGGCTACCAAAGGTCTGGCGCTGGCCATGAAAGCAAGGGCGGCACTGTATGCCGGTTCCATCGCGAAGCATGGAGTGAGCACACCTGAAGTATCTTTGCCGGGAGGAGAAGTAGGCATTCCGGTTGCAAGGGCAAATGAATACTATGGTATTGCGTTGCAGGCCGCGAAAGAATTGATCGCCGGAGGCGGATACTCACTCTACAGTAAAGTAACAGACAACCTGTCTGCTAACTTCGCTGCATTGTTCTACGATAAGAAAGGGAATCCTGAAGTAATTTTCGCGAAAGACTTCAAGCTGCAAAGCGGTAAGGTACAGGGCTGGACGTTGGCAAACTCTCCCCGCAGCTCCGCAGAAGAAGCACAGGGTGGCCGGTTAAATCCTTCGCTGAACCTCGTGCAATCCTTCGAAAAGCTGGATAATAGCTTCGCGCCGTTCGTTACTGCCAACGCCGACGGCAGCTACATTTACTTCACCAATCCGGGGGATATATTCACTGGTCGTGATGCGCGTTTAGCCGGCACCGTTATACTTCCGGGCAGCGAATTTAAAAGCAAGAAAACAGATATCTGGGGAGGCCTGCTGAAACCCGATGGTAGCATTGTAACCGCTACTACTTTCGGAGGACAGTACGAAATTTCTCCGGGAGTAAAAGTAGTGGCTGCCGGATTCGACGGCCCGGCGGGCGACCTGGAAATGGGTACACAAACCGGATTCTTCGTGCGCAAATTCATGGACCCCGCCACCGCTTCCGGTCGCATCGGTACGCAGAGCGAAGTATGGTGGATCCGTTACCGTTATGCCGAAGTACTGCTGAATGCAGCGGAAGCTGCATTTGAACTGGGACAGTTACAGGATGCCGCCAATTATATAAACCAGGTCAGGGCAAGAGCCGGATTCACTACCCCGCTCAATGCTGCCGACATTACATTCGATCGTGTAGTACATGAAAGAAAAGTAGAACTGGCTTTCGAAGGACATGAGCTCTGGGATATGAAACGCTGGCGCCTTGCACACATCGTTTGGAATGGTAATGCCACCGACCTTACTACGCATCCCGAAAAAGCCACGGAGCCCGGCACGCGTGTATTTGGCCTGGTACCTTATAAAGTGTATAACCCCGGCAACGCCAATAACGGTAAATGGGTTTTCCGGAAAGTGCTGCCAGCACCGGTTACAGAAGCGCATCGCTTCCGGCTTGGAAACTACTATTCCTGGATCAGCGATGAGATCCGTAACAATAACCCGCTTATCATAAAAAATCCTAACCAATAA
- a CDS encoding TonB-dependent receptor — MIMRLRIHSMWKVMPGSLCLLLMALLLSTALFVQAAPADIVVTGKVTDDTGTPLTGVTISLKGSNKGTSTDGKGNYSISVPDNNAVLIFTFIGFLKQEITVAGKQVINVQLKTDSKGLGEVIVVGYGTQKKESVTGAISGVTARDLERVHGTTVSSTLAGKIPGVTFRMPDGRPGASANIQIRNMGNPLYVIDGIQKDAGQFNNISPNDIESITVLKDASAAIYGVRAANGVVVVTTKRGKTGSGNAINVDAYTGWQNWSRFPKTVNAYEWMLGKADAEMNVNKHTDITKAELEKWKAGTEKGYQSFDWYDFIIKKNAPQHSINVNATGGSENINYYLSVTRLDQKAVLGREFDFNRTNIQSNVDAKITKRLKVGVQINGRIEERDNPGVPGADDYWAPRFALFRNRPIDRPYANDNPAYPNDIGHNTENWALQTKALSGYWTEDWRVLQTNFNGEYQTPVKGLTVKGMYSYYFADKLMNGHEYTYDTYYFRPEDSSYIKRGGSSNPWRERGNHKVLENVLQGQINYNNTFGKHNIGATFVSERINRRELDVWVHAVPKNNTLPLIQFADMDTYNDADWQEARIGYIGRLNYGYANKYYLEIAGRYDGSWKFSPSKRWGFFPSISGGWRITEENFFRNLIGQRSVLSDLKLRASYGELGDDDIGIGAYDYIPGYTYGSSTVILGKDGDVIRGSRDKGVPSDRLSWFVSRITDIGIDYSLLNGKISGAVDYFYRKRTGLKGDKKDVLVPNEIGYTLPQENVRSDAQMGGEISVAYNGKAGKVDFSVGGNFSYSRKKLLASYKPLWGNSWDHYRTSAEQRWDGIYWGYEVIGQFKSQDEINNYKVNVDGRGNTTLLPGDFIYKDVNGDGIINDYDVRPIGYQTSDNPTVNYGLNLSVRWNGIDFSADFSGGSMYTYAQDWEMKWPFQNGGNLLKQFYDDRWHREDPFDLNSKWIPGKYPALRFNDGGHSNYNKPSSFWVTNVSYLRMRTMELGYTLPQQWLDRVKIKKIRMYVNTYNLFSIDNVHNLGVEPEIIDPNGLQYPQNKLVNVGFNLTF; from the coding sequence ATGATTATGCGATTACGTATCCACTCTATGTGGAAAGTAATGCCGGGTAGCCTATGTCTGCTACTCATGGCATTACTGCTCTCCACTGCCCTTTTTGTACAGGCAGCCCCGGCGGATATTGTTGTTACCGGTAAGGTAACCGACGATACAGGCACCCCGCTCACCGGGGTAACCATCAGCCTGAAAGGCTCCAATAAAGGCACTTCCACCGACGGAAAAGGCAATTATTCCATCTCTGTACCAGATAACAATGCAGTGCTGATATTTACTTTCATAGGTTTCCTCAAACAGGAAATAACGGTTGCCGGTAAACAGGTGATCAATGTACAGCTGAAAACCGACAGCAAAGGTTTGGGAGAAGTGATAGTAGTGGGATATGGTACCCAGAAGAAAGAAAGTGTTACCGGCGCCATTTCCGGTGTCACTGCCAGGGATCTGGAAAGAGTGCATGGCACTACCGTCAGCTCTACCCTGGCTGGTAAAATCCCCGGCGTTACTTTCCGTATGCCCGATGGCAGACCCGGCGCCAGTGCCAACATCCAGATCCGTAATATGGGTAATCCCCTGTATGTGATCGACGGGATACAGAAAGATGCCGGACAATTTAATAATATTTCACCCAACGACATCGAATCCATTACGGTGCTGAAAGATGCTTCTGCCGCTATTTATGGTGTGAGAGCGGCAAACGGCGTAGTGGTGGTAACTACCAAGCGCGGTAAAACCGGCAGCGGCAACGCCATTAACGTTGACGCATATACGGGATGGCAAAACTGGTCGAGGTTCCCTAAAACAGTGAATGCCTACGAATGGATGCTGGGTAAAGCCGATGCTGAAATGAATGTTAACAAGCATACCGATATTACAAAGGCGGAACTGGAAAAGTGGAAAGCAGGAACCGAGAAAGGCTACCAGAGCTTCGACTGGTATGATTTTATTATCAAGAAGAATGCGCCGCAGCACTCCATCAATGTAAACGCCACCGGCGGTTCCGAGAATATCAACTACTACCTTTCCGTTACCAGGCTCGATCAGAAAGCGGTGCTGGGCAGGGAATTCGATTTCAATCGTACCAATATACAGTCGAATGTAGATGCGAAGATCACCAAACGCCTGAAAGTAGGCGTGCAGATCAACGGTCGTATTGAAGAAAGGGATAACCCTGGTGTACCGGGAGCCGATGACTACTGGGCGCCGCGCTTTGCCCTGTTCCGTAACCGGCCTATCGACCGGCCCTATGCCAACGACAATCCGGCCTATCCGAACGATATAGGCCACAACACCGAAAACTGGGCACTGCAAACGAAAGCCCTTTCCGGCTACTGGACGGAAGACTGGCGCGTGCTGCAAACCAACTTCAACGGCGAGTATCAGACTCCGGTCAAAGGGCTCACCGTGAAAGGAATGTACTCCTATTATTTTGCAGATAAGCTGATGAACGGGCACGAATATACGTACGATACTTACTACTTCCGCCCGGAAGACAGCAGCTATATCAAACGTGGGGGCAGCTCCAATCCCTGGAGGGAGCGCGGTAACCACAAAGTGCTGGAAAATGTACTGCAGGGACAGATCAACTATAACAATACATTCGGCAAACATAACATTGGCGCTACTTTCGTATCGGAACGCATCAACAGGCGTGAGCTGGATGTATGGGTACATGCGGTACCCAAAAATAATACACTGCCGCTGATACAGTTTGCAGATATGGATACCTATAACGATGCAGACTGGCAGGAGGCCAGGATAGGCTACATCGGCCGGTTGAACTATGGCTATGCCAATAAATATTACCTGGAAATAGCCGGCAGATACGATGGTTCCTGGAAATTTTCGCCTTCCAAAAGATGGGGTTTCTTCCCGTCTATATCCGGCGGCTGGCGGATTACAGAAGAGAATTTCTTCCGGAACCTGATCGGTCAGCGCAGCGTGCTGAGCGATCTGAAGCTCCGCGCTTCCTATGGTGAGCTGGGTGACGACGATATCGGTATCGGCGCATATGATTACATACCAGGCTACACTTATGGCAGCTCCACCGTAATACTGGGAAAAGATGGAGATGTGATCAGAGGCTCAAGGGATAAGGGCGTTCCGAGCGACCGCCTCTCCTGGTTTGTCAGCCGTATCACAGATATCGGTATCGATTACTCCCTGCTTAATGGAAAAATCTCCGGTGCAGTAGATTACTTCTACCGTAAACGTACCGGTCTGAAAGGCGATAAGAAAGATGTGCTCGTTCCTAACGAGATCGGCTACACGCTTCCGCAGGAAAACGTGAGAAGCGATGCTCAGATGGGTGGTGAAATATCAGTAGCCTATAACGGCAAAGCAGGTAAGGTTGATTTCAGTGTAGGTGGTAACTTTTCTTATTCCCGTAAAAAACTGCTTGCTTCCTATAAACCGCTCTGGGGTAACTCCTGGGATCACTACCGCACTTCCGCCGAACAACGCTGGGACGGCATTTACTGGGGCTACGAAGTGATTGGGCAATTCAAGTCGCAGGATGAGATCAACAACTACAAAGTAAATGTTGATGGAAGAGGCAACACTACCTTACTCCCGGGTGATTTTATTTACAAAGATGTAAACGGCGACGGTATTATCAACGACTACGATGTACGCCCCATCGGTTACCAGACTTCCGATAACCCTACTGTTAACTATGGCCTGAACCTTTCTGTACGCTGGAACGGCATCGATTTCTCCGCCGATTTCTCCGGTGGCTCCATGTATACCTATGCACAGGATTGGGAAATGAAGTGGCCTTTCCAGAATGGCGGTAACCTCCTCAAACAGTTCTACGACGACAGATGGCACCGGGAAGATCCTTTTGACCTGAACAGCAAATGGATACCAGGTAAATATCCGGCGCTGCGCTTTAATGACGGTGGACACAGCAATTATAACAAGCCTTCCTCTTTCTGGGTGACCAATGTTTCCTATCTGCGTATGAGAACAATGGAACTGGGATATACTTTACCACAGCAATGGCTCGACAGGGTTAAGATCAAAAAGATCCGCATGTATGTGAATACCTACAACCTGTTCTCCATTGATAATGTGCATAACCTGGGCGTGGAACCGGAAATTATTGATCCTAACGGATTGCAATATCCACAGAACAAACTTGTGAATGTAGGCTTTAATCTCACTTTCTAA
- a CDS encoding beta-L-arabinofuranosidase domain-containing protein — MMMIKRKVCYLLLLSSLLAGGTPADAQHSPVTGAYVKPLYTPLPLGAVKPQGWLRHQLQIMRNGTTGHLDEVYGKVKNDNGWLGGKGDGWEETPYWLDGAVPLAYLLDDKELKDKVLRYINWTLDHQRPSGYFGPLTKVEREGNKTISLSNAADGDDWWPKMVMLKVLQQYYTATGDARVLPFMTKYFHYQLQALKSCQLGKWTDWAAARGTENMMVAQWLYGITKDPQLLQLSALLQSQAFTWSEWMGNRTWVINAAAQQNDEQWQTRHGVNVAMGLKDPVVKYQRTGDKQYLQQLQVGFADLMHLHGLPMGIFSADEDLHGNSPVQGTELCAVVEAMYSLEEIIGITGDPQYMDALERMTFNALPTQTTDDYNAKQYFQVANQVNIKRGVFNFSLPFDREMNNVLGMRSGYTCCLANMHQGWTKFASHLWYSTAGNGLAALTYSPNEVTAKVGKNNTPVTITEKTVYPFEEQVQFVLQTAQAVSFPLQLHIPAWCNEAVVLLNGEKLRTEKGGQVITIQRTWNNNDQLTLQLPMPLKTSNWGRNSRAVEKGPVVYALKLSEQWEKGHDEAEGDYFSVFPKDPWNYALVERIVQDPAKHLKVKTLRPVGDDFVWNLEHAPIAITATGKKIPEWKITDDVAQQPVTDRNGVYKGKVDNREEEITLVPYGCTKVRIVAFPVVK, encoded by the coding sequence ATGATGATGATAAAGCGAAAGGTTTGTTATCTATTGTTGCTTTCTTCTTTATTGGCGGGCGGTACGCCGGCGGATGCCCAGCATTCGCCGGTTACCGGCGCTTACGTGAAGCCGTTATACACCCCTCTTCCTTTGGGAGCTGTAAAGCCACAGGGTTGGCTCCGGCACCAGTTACAGATCATGCGCAATGGTACCACCGGACATCTGGATGAGGTATATGGCAAAGTAAAGAACGACAATGGCTGGCTGGGCGGAAAAGGCGACGGATGGGAAGAAACACCCTATTGGCTGGATGGAGCAGTGCCATTGGCTTACCTGCTGGACGATAAGGAGCTGAAAGATAAAGTGCTGCGTTATATCAACTGGACGCTCGATCACCAGCGACCTTCCGGTTATTTCGGACCGCTCACCAAAGTGGAGCGGGAAGGGAATAAAACCATCAGCCTGAGCAATGCAGCAGATGGGGACGACTGGTGGCCGAAAATGGTGATGCTGAAAGTGCTGCAACAGTACTATACCGCTACCGGCGATGCCCGCGTGCTGCCATTTATGACAAAGTATTTTCATTACCAGCTGCAGGCGCTGAAGAGCTGCCAGCTGGGTAAATGGACAGACTGGGCCGCTGCCCGCGGAACGGAAAATATGATGGTAGCGCAATGGTTGTACGGCATTACCAAAGATCCGCAATTACTGCAGCTATCGGCATTGCTGCAGTCGCAGGCCTTTACGTGGAGTGAGTGGATGGGTAACCGTACCTGGGTGATTAATGCAGCCGCACAACAAAACGATGAGCAATGGCAAACACGCCATGGTGTAAACGTAGCTATGGGACTGAAAGACCCGGTGGTGAAATATCAGCGTACCGGCGATAAGCAATACCTGCAGCAATTACAGGTGGGGTTTGCAGATCTGATGCACCTGCATGGGTTGCCTATGGGGATTTTTTCGGCAGATGAAGACCTCCACGGTAACTCTCCCGTACAGGGAACCGAGTTGTGTGCCGTGGTGGAAGCCATGTATTCTCTGGAGGAAATTATCGGCATCACCGGAGACCCACAGTATATGGATGCCCTGGAGCGCATGACATTCAACGCGCTGCCAACACAGACCACAGATGATTATAATGCCAAACAATATTTCCAGGTAGCCAACCAGGTAAATATCAAACGCGGCGTATTCAACTTTTCATTACCATTCGACCGGGAAATGAATAACGTGCTGGGCATGCGCAGTGGTTATACCTGCTGCCTTGCGAATATGCACCAGGGCTGGACCAAATTCGCGTCCCACCTGTGGTACAGCACTGCCGGGAACGGACTGGCAGCGCTTACCTATAGTCCTAATGAAGTAACTGCCAAAGTTGGCAAAAACAATACACCAGTTACCATCACAGAAAAAACAGTGTATCCTTTTGAAGAACAGGTACAGTTTGTATTGCAGACTGCGCAGGCAGTGAGCTTTCCGCTGCAACTGCATATCCCCGCCTGGTGTAATGAAGCCGTAGTATTGCTCAATGGTGAAAAATTACGCACAGAAAAAGGCGGGCAGGTAATCACTATTCAGCGTACCTGGAATAACAACGACCAGCTAACGCTGCAGCTGCCCATGCCGCTGAAAACGTCGAACTGGGGCCGTAATTCAAGAGCAGTGGAGAAGGGCCCGGTCGTATATGCGTTGAAGTTATCCGAGCAATGGGAGAAAGGCCACGATGAAGCAGAAGGCGACTATTTCAGCGTATTCCCGAAGGATCCCTGGAACTATGCGCTGGTAGAGCGGATCGTACAGGATCCTGCCAAACACCTGAAAGTAAAGACACTCCGGCCGGTAGGCGACGATTTTGTGTGGAACCTGGAACATGCCCCGATTGCTATCACCGCCACCGGTAAAAAGATTCCTGAATGGAAAATCACAGATGATGTAGCACAACAACCCGTTACCGACAGGAACGGTGTATATAAAGGCAAAGTAGACAACAGGGAAGAAGAAATAACCCTGGTACCTTACGGGTGCACCAAAGTAAGGATTGTAGCATTTCCTGTAGTAAAGTAG
- a CDS encoding sugar-binding domain-containing protein, giving the protein MRKKYLFFVLALGLGWNTVCAQQDWKIVSGKITTQWSEKVTPAAVLPEYPRPQLVRGNWKNLNGLWDYAIRPKNENKPATWDGKILVPFAVESALSGVGKMVGKDNELWYNTTVALPAGKKLLLHFGASDWRTTVYVNGKEVGSHEGGFDPFTLDITSLLKKGKQDITVRVWDPTDEGPQPRGKQVKKPEGIWYTPVTGIWQTVWAEAVNDTYIASTKQTPDVDQQSITITPRVENLQAGDVINVAAFDGNTKVAEGRVDGENAVLKIPSAKLWSPDAPFLYDLKLTVTRKGKVIDEVKSYFAMRKSSIGKDTNGVERMLLNNRFVFQFGPLDQGWWPDGLYTAPTDEALKFDIVQTKAMGFNMIRKHIKVEPARWYYYCDLLGIMVWQDMPSGDLGNGWEQRPGVIDHATDKDRSAESEGYYRKEWNAIIDHLYNYPSIVVWTPFNEAWGQFKTMDIAKWTMEKDPSRLVNTASGGNFYPIGHIIDLHNYPEPAMPDPAVYGDKRAIVLGEFGGLGLPVDGHVWQQKNNWGYQSFKTPDDLFKRYSGFVDRLETLIKTGLSAAVYTQTTDVEVEINGLMTYDRKVQKMPVEQLKRIHEKLYNPALVNIKP; this is encoded by the coding sequence ATGAGAAAAAAGTACCTGTTTTTTGTACTGGCCCTGGGATTGGGATGGAACACCGTCTGCGCACAGCAGGATTGGAAAATTGTAAGTGGTAAGATTACTACACAGTGGAGTGAAAAAGTAACTCCTGCTGCTGTATTACCTGAGTATCCCCGTCCACAGCTGGTGCGCGGCAATTGGAAAAATCTGAATGGACTGTGGGACTATGCCATCAGGCCGAAAAATGAAAACAAGCCTGCTACCTGGGATGGAAAAATACTGGTGCCATTTGCCGTGGAATCAGCATTATCCGGTGTAGGCAAAATGGTAGGGAAGGATAATGAGCTGTGGTACAACACTACCGTAGCATTACCCGCCGGAAAGAAGCTGCTGTTGCATTTCGGCGCATCCGACTGGCGTACTACCGTATACGTGAATGGGAAGGAAGTCGGTTCTCATGAAGGTGGTTTCGATCCGTTTACGCTGGATATTACTTCTTTGCTGAAAAAAGGAAAGCAGGATATCACCGTGAGAGTCTGGGATCCAACAGATGAAGGTCCTCAGCCACGCGGAAAACAGGTAAAGAAACCTGAAGGAATCTGGTATACACCTGTTACCGGTATCTGGCAAACCGTTTGGGCAGAAGCGGTAAATGATACTTACATCGCTTCTACTAAGCAAACTCCGGATGTAGATCAGCAGAGCATTACCATTACGCCCCGTGTAGAAAATCTACAGGCTGGTGATGTGATCAATGTAGCCGCTTTTGATGGTAATACAAAAGTAGCAGAAGGCCGCGTGGACGGAGAAAACGCAGTGCTGAAAATACCTTCCGCTAAATTGTGGTCGCCCGATGCGCCTTTCCTGTATGATCTAAAGTTAACGGTTACACGAAAAGGAAAAGTGATCGACGAAGTGAAGAGTTACTTTGCCATGCGCAAATCTTCCATCGGAAAAGATACCAACGGCGTTGAACGCATGTTGCTGAACAACCGTTTCGTATTCCAGTTTGGCCCGCTGGATCAGGGCTGGTGGCCCGACGGACTATATACGGCGCCAACAGATGAAGCACTGAAATTTGACATCGTTCAAACCAAAGCGATGGGCTTTAATATGATCAGGAAACATATTAAAGTAGAGCCGGCCCGTTGGTATTATTACTGCGATCTGCTCGGCATTATGGTTTGGCAGGATATGCCCAGCGGCGATCTGGGCAATGGCTGGGAGCAACGCCCGGGCGTGATAGATCATGCAACGGATAAAGACCGCTCTGCTGAATCAGAGGGCTACTACCGTAAGGAATGGAATGCCATCATCGATCACCTGTATAACTATCCTTCCATTGTAGTATGGACGCCATTCAATGAGGCATGGGGCCAGTTTAAGACAATGGATATCGCAAAATGGACCATGGAGAAAGATCCGTCCAGGCTGGTGAACACCGCCAGTGGTGGTAATTTCTACCCAATCGGCCATATCATAGATCTGCACAACTATCCGGAGCCTGCCATGCCTGATCCGGCAGTATACGGCGATAAACGCGCCATCGTACTCGGCGAATTCGGCGGTCTTGGTTTGCCGGTGGATGGCCATGTATGGCAGCAAAAAAACAACTGGGGATACCAGAGCTTTAAAACTCCGGATGATCTTTTTAAACGTTACAGCGGATTTGTAGACAGGCTGGAAACACTGATCAAAACAGGCTTGTCTGCTGCTGTATATACACAAACCACCGACGTGGAAGTAGAGATAAACGGCCTGATGACCTACGACCGTAAAGTGCAGAAAATGCCGGTGGAACAACTGAAACGCATACACGAAAAATTATACAACCCGGCCCTGGTAAACATAAAACCATGA